The sequence ATCGCAGTCCGCTCGGCGCCCTTGAGGCCCAGCATCGCCCGCGCCTCGGCCGGGGTGGCGACCTCGCGGCCCAGCTCCTCGACGATGCGTCGGATCTTGGCGACCTGCTGGGCATTGCTGCGGGCCAGTTCGCCGCGCGCGATCATCAGGCTGTCCTCAAGGCCCACGCGCACATGCCCCCCCATCGCCGCCGACATGGTGACAAGCGGGATCTGGTGACGTCCGGCGGCCAGCACGGAAAAGGCGTAATCCGCCCCGAACAGCTTGTCGGCAATCAGCTTCATGTGGCTCAGGTTCTCGGGGTCCGGCCCGATGCCGCCCAAAACGCCAAAGACGAACTGGATGAAGAACGGCGCCTTGACCAAACCGCGATCCACGAAATGGCGCAGCATGTAGAGATGGCTGACATCGTAGCATTCGAATTCGAACCGTGCGCCGCGGTCTTCTCCCATCTCGGTCAGGATGCGGGCGATGTCGCGCGGGGTGTTCTTGAACACGAGGTCGTCGGAGTTGCGCAGGAACGGCTCTTCCCAGTCGTGTTTCCACTCGGTGATCCGGTCGGCAGCGGGATAGAGTGCGAAATTCATCGTGCCCATGTTCAGGCTGCACATCTCGGGTTCGGCGCGTTTGGGCGCGGCAAGACGCTGGTCCAGCGTCATCACGGCGCTGCCGCCGGTCGAGATGTTCAGAACCGCGTCCGTCCCCTGTTTCAGGCGTGGCAGAAACGCCATGAAATCGTCGACCCCGGCCGAGGGTTGGCCGGTGCGCGGATTGCGCGCGTGCAGGTGCAGAACCGCCGCCCCGGCCTCGGCCGCCGCAAGGGCCTGTTCGGTGATCTCGTCGGGCGTGACCGGTAGATGCGGCGACATGGACGGTGTGTGGATCGAGCCGGTGACCGCGCAGGTGATGAGGATCTTGGACATGGAACCTGTCAGGCGCTGCGGGGAAGGGTCGGGCGGATTTCGTCCATGAACTGGGCGAGCGCACGGTCGAGAAGATCGGTAATCTCGTCCAACTGCGCCTCGGACACGATCATGGGCGGGCAGACCAGCACGTGATCGCCATCGACCCCGCCCCGCGTGCGCCGGGAATAGACGATCAGCCCGTGGTCATAGGCGATCTGCACGAACCGGTCGAAAGCGCGCAGATGGGCGGGCAGCGGGGCCTTGCTGCGGCGGTCGGCCATGAATTCAAAGGCCAGAAGCAACCCCTTGCCCCGCACGTCCCCGATGATCGGGTAGCGGTCCATCAGGGTTTCAAGCCGGGATTTCAGCGCGTCGCCCATGGTCGCGGCGTTCTGCACGAGGCCGAGGCGTTCGATCTCTTCCAGAACGGCGGCGCCGGCGGCACAGGCCAGCGGGTTGCCCGCATAGGTGAACCCGTGCTGGAACCCGCCCTCGTCCAGAACAGGTTCGACCAGGCGGGTATGGGCCACCATCGCGCCAAGGGGTACATAGCCCGCGGCATAGCCCTTGGACAGGACGATGATGTCGGGGCTGATGCCCCAATGTTCCGAGGCGAGGAAACGGCCCGTGCGGCCCGCCCCCGTCATCACCTCGTCCAGGATCATCAGGACGCCGTAATGGTCGCAGATCTCGCGCACCCGCTCCATATAGCCCCTGGGCGGCACGAGGGCCCCGGTCGAGGCGCCGCCAACCGGTTCGACGAAAAAGGCAAGCACGGTTTCCGGACCTTCCTCGATGATCCGGTCCTCAAGCATGTTGGCATAGTGCAGGCCCGTCGCCTCGTCCTCGGGGTCGAGCCCGTCGAGATAGGCGCGCGGCGCGGGCACCTTGGGCATGGCGCGCATCATCGGGTCGAAGGGCGCGGTCAGGGGCGCATAGCTGGTGATGGCCAGCGCCCCCAGCGTGCAACCGTGGTACGAGGGGGACCGGCTGATGACCTTCCAGCGCTGCGCCTGCCCGGTGGCCAGCGCATGCTGACGCGCCAGTTTCATCGCGCTTTCCACCGCCTCGGACCCGCCCGAGACGAAGAACACGCGATCCAGCCCCTCGGGCGTCAGATCGGCCGTGCGCGCGGCCAGGCGCTCGGACGCTTCGGTCTCGAAATGGAGCCGGTAGCCAAAGGTCGCGCGCTCCATCTGGTCGCGCATGGCGGCCAGCACGTTCTCGTTGCCATGGCCGATATTGCAGACCATCGCACCCGAAGAGCCGTCGATATAGCGCTTGCCGTCGGTGTCCCACATGTAGATGCCGCGCGCCTGGTCCAGCACGGGTTTGCGGCCACGGCCCTGGTAAAACAGGTAACTTGGTCGTTCGGTCATGGCGTCATGCCCCCGGCAAGGCGGCGCAGTCGCGGGGGCGGAACCGGATCTGCACGTTGTCGCCTTCGTTGAATGGATGCTCGTCGATCATGTTGATCGCCTGCAACTGGCGGCCATCGGGGGTGCGCACGAAATAGCGCACAGCCTGGCCCTGGTAATCGACGGTCTCGACCGTAGCTTCGCCACCGATATGGCCCTCGGGCGTGGGGCCGGGGGGCGCGAGGTACAGCTTTTCGGCGCGCAAGACCAGCTTGGCCGGCCCGGCCCCGCCGATATTGGGCGCCTTCTCGGCCGGGACGGGGACGGGGCCGAACACCTCGGCGTCCAGCAGGGCCGTCCCGTCTGCGCGTGCGGTGCATTCGGCGGGCAAGATGTTCGACGCGCCCAGGAAATTGGCCACGAACTCGCTGGCCGGGGCGTTGTAGACCGCTTCCGGGGGGCCGACCTGTTCGACGCGGCCATCCGACATCACGACGATCTGGTCGGACATGGCCAGGGCCTCGGCCTGGTCATGGGTGACGAAGATCGAGGTCACGCCGATGCGGTGCTGGATGCGTTTCAGCTCCACCCGCATATCCTCGCGCAGGTTGGCGTCGAGCGCCGACAGCGGTTCGTCCAGAAGCAGCACGTCGGGTTCGATGACGATGGCGCGGGCCAGGGCGATACGTTGCTGTTGCCCGCCCGACAGCGCCGAGGGGTAGCGGCCACCCACATCGGGCAGTTGCACCAGGTCCAGCGCCTCTTGCACGCGGCGGGCGGCGTCGGCCTTGGACACGTTGCGATAGCGCAGGCCGAACCCCACGTTGTCGGCGATCGTCTTGTGCGGAAACAGCGCGTAGTTCTGGAAAACGATCCCGAGGTTGCGCTTGTGAATCGGCAGGCGGTTCACCTGCCGGCCCTTGATGGTGATCTCGCCCGCCGTCGGGTCGAGCAGCCCCGCGATCATGCGCAGCGTCGTCGTCTTGCCGCAGCCGGATGGCCCCAGCAGGGTCACGAATTCGCCTTCCGGGATCTCCAGCGACATCGGGTGGACGGCGGTAAATGTGCCGAATTTCTTTTCGATATTGGTCAGGGTGACGGCGCTCACGGGGGCGATCTCCGGCTGGCGGGACGGGGGCGGCCCCGTGGGTGGGGCCGCCCTGTTTCGCGTCTGTGTCTTCAGTACCCGCGCGCGACGCGGCTGAAGGTTTCGGACCAATCCTGCTCGTTGCCGTTCCAGTAGCCCGGCACGGCAAAGGTCAGGCCATCCAGCGTGCCGGTCGGATCGAAGGCGGGCAGCGTCGGGATCTTGTCGCCCAGATCCACCTGCGTCGGGTCGAGCGCGGGCGGATAGTTCTGCCCTTCGGCCACGGCGATCGAGGTTTCGGGCTCCAGCATGAAGTTCAGCAATTCCTCGCAGGCCTCGACCGGCGAGCCTGCGATGACGAAGAGACATTCCTGCCAGCCGAACCCGTTGGGCGGATCGATATAGCCGATATCGTGGCCCTGCTCCTGCAGCGCATAGATGCGGCCGGACCAGCCCTCGGTCACGTAGATCTCTTCCTCGGCCAGAAGGCTCATCAATTCGGCGCCCGAGGTCCAGTAGCGCAGCGCGAGGTCGCGGTGTTCGCGCACGGCGTTCCAGACGGCCTCCATATCCTCGATGTTGTTGGGGTCCTGCCCGGTTTGCAGCGCCCCGTACCAGACGCGGGTGCGCCAGTCGTTCCAACCGCCGATCTTGCCCTCGTAGGCGGCATTGGTCAGCAGGTTGGCGCCCTGTTCCTGCGCCTCTTCGTCCGAGATGTAGGCACGGTTATAGGCGATGCCCGTCGTGCCGTAATTGTAGGGCACGCAGGAGAGCGGCCCGCCACTGATCGAGCGGAATGCCTCGCTGAGCGCGGGCATGACGAGGCCGAGGTTCGGAATATTGTCCTCGTTCAGTTCGACCGAAAGCCCGAGGTTGTGATAGCGCGCATAATCGAACACGCCCGACAGGTGGGCGATGTTGAATTCGCCGGGTTGGCTGGTACGCACGCGGGCGAGGTATTCGTCGCCGCCGCCGAAGGTGCCATCGACCACGTCGATGCCGGTCGCCGCGGTGTAGGGCGCAAAGGCGTGCTCGCGGAAGGCCTCAGAGACGATGCCGCCCCAGCCGTCGAACCGCACCTGCGTCACCTCTTGGGCGCGGGCGTAGCGGGCAAAGGGGGTCTGCACGCCGTAGGCAAGGCCCGCGGCCCCGATCAGGCCGAGGAAACTCCGGCGATCCAGATCCCCGTTGCGATAGCGCTCGAGCAGGCGCTGATAGCGAGTGGTGTTGTCCATGTCGTCAAACTCCCTGGGTTTGGGTCCTTGGTCTTGTGGTTACTTGGCCTGCTGCCGGCTCTTGCGGACGGACAGCCAGCGCGAAATCGCCATGCCGAGAATGGGCAACCCTGCGGTGATCATGATCATGAGAGAGCCCAGTGCGTTGATCTCGGGCGAGATCGAGTTGCGGAGCATGGCGAAAATCTGGGTGGGCACCGTTTCGACGCCCCCCGGTTTCCAGAACAGCGTGCCGGTGATGTCATCGAAGCTGATGGTGAAGGCGAACAGCGCCCCGGCCGCCACCGCCGGCGTCAGCAGCGGCAAGGTGATGGTGAAGAAGGTCTGGATCGGCGAGGCGCCAAGGCTCATCGCGGCCTCTTCCACGTCGCGGCGAATGCCCATCAGGCGCGCCTGCACGACAAGGATGACGAAGGGCAGGGTAAAGATGACATGGCCCAGCAGAAGCAGGGTGAAGCTTTTGTGGACGCCGAGAAACTGCAAGAACAGCAACAGCGCGACGGCCAGAACCACCTCGGGCACCAGGATCGGCGCGATCAGCACGGTCGAGATCGCGTTGCGGAAGGGCACGTTGTAGCGCACCAGCGCGAGGCTGGCCAAAACACCCAGCGTGGTCGAGATCAACGCGGTCAGCAGCCCGAGGATCAGCGAGGTGCGCAGCGCACGCAGGATCGCCTCGTTCTGGAACAGTTCCTCGAACCAGCGCAGCGACAGGCCGGTCATGGGAAAGCTGCCGAACTGGCTGTCGTTGAAGCTGAGCATGACCACCACGACGATGGGCAGGAACATGAACAGGTAGACCAGGACGGTCCAGATCTGGATTGCGCGCCACCCCATCAACTGAGCCCCTTCATCAACTGACCGAGGCCGAGGAAATGGTTGTAGACCATCACCAGCGTACCCAGCACCGCCAGCAGGAGCAGCGACAGCGTCGCCCCCGAGCGGCCAGTTGAGTTGCGTAATGATCGCCTCGAACACGAGATTGGCGAACATCGCATCGCGCGGCCCGCCCAGAACGGCGGGGGTGATGTAGGTGCCCGCCCCGAGGACAAAGCACAAAAGCGCCCCGGCGGCGAGGCCGGGCAGCGACAGCGGCAGCACGACCTGCAGGAACGCCTGCCACTTGGTGGCACCCAGCGATCCGGCCGCATCCTCGAGCGTGCGATCAATCCCTTCGAGGCTGACATAGACGTTGAGCACCATGAACGGCAGCAGGAAATGCACGAGGCCCAGGATCACGGTCGTCTCGTTATAGAGCATCTGGATCGGCTCATCGATCAGACCCAGCCACATCAGCGTGGTGTTCAGCGCCCCGGACGTGCCGAGGATGTAGATCCAGCTCATCGTGCGGATGATGTAGCTGATCCAGAAGGGCAGCATCAGCAACAGCAGCAGGAACGCCTTGTTGCCGCGCGCCCGCGCGATGAAATAGGCCGCCGGATAGCCCATCAGGGCGCAGACCACCGTGGTGATGGCCGCGATCTTGAGCGTGTTCAACAGGATGTCGCGATAGAACGGGTCGGTGACCGCATCGCGCCAGTTCTCCAGCGAGAAGGCGGGTTCGACATCGCCCACGGCCGTGCGCAGCCAGAAGGAATAGACGAGGATGAACAGAAGCGGCACGAACAACAGCAGCGTGATCGCCGTCAGGCTTGGCGACAGCAGGATCCAAGGCTGACGTGCTTCGCGGGCCTCGATCGACATCCATTTCCCCCGTGGCGTTCGCGCCAAAGGATGAGAATGTCTGAACCATTCCTCAAATAGTTAATTGGTATTCCGACTATTGATGCTATCAATACCCGATGCGTCCCGATACACGATCCGCCCACCGCGTCTTGCGCGATCTCGACTGGAACCTGCTGCACACCTTCGTCGTGCTGGCGCAGTCGAGATCCATCACCGATGGCGCGCGCAAGCTGCGTTTGCAGCAGCCTTCGGTCTCGTCGGCGCTCAAGCGGCTGGAGGATCAGATCGGTCGCCGCCTGATCGACCGTGCGCCGGGGCGTTTCGATCTGACCGAGGCGGGCGAGCTGCTCTATGCCGAGGCGCTGGACATCCAGGGCGCCGTGCTGCGCCTGGCGACGGTGTTGCGCGAAACCACCGACGAGGTGCGCGGCCATGTTCGGATGACCGTCGCCTCGCATGTGGTCTGCCCCTTGCTGGATTCCGCCCTGGCCGAATTTCACGCCGCCCACCCCTCGGCCACGTGCCAGATCGACGTGATGACCAGCAGCGACGCCATCGCGGCGGTCGAGGCGCGTGCGGCGTCCTTTGCCATCTGTCTCGTGCGCGCGAAGAACCCGAAACTGGAATACCGTCGGCTCTATCGCGAGTTTTTCGGCCTGTTCTGCGGCCCACCGCATCCGCTGTTCGGGCGTCGTGACCTGACCCGCGCGGACCTCAAGGGGCTGGCCTCGGTCAGTTTTCAGACCGATCGTCTGCAGGATGTGCTCAAACCCGTGGCCCTGATGCGCGCGGCCTCGGACCTCGAGGATCATATCGTCGGCACCTCCAGCCATCTCGAGGAAGTGCGGCGCATGATCATCGCGGGCCTGGGCGTCGGCCCGCTGCCGCTGCATGTGGCGGCACGCGACGTGGCGGCGGGCGAGATCTGGCAGGTGCCGCCCTATGACGATCTGCCCGCCATCGACGTGCATCTGGTATGGAACCCGCGCTCGAAACTG comes from Roseibacterium elongatum DSM 19469 and encodes:
- a CDS encoding BKACE family enzyme, whose product is MSKILITCAVTGSIHTPSMSPHLPVTPDEITEQALAAAEAGAAVLHLHARNPRTGQPSAGVDDFMAFLPRLKQGTDAVLNISTGGSAVMTLDQRLAAPKRAEPEMCSLNMGTMNFALYPAADRITEWKHDWEEPFLRNSDDLVFKNTPRDIARILTEMGEDRGARFEFECYDVSHLYMLRHFVDRGLVKAPFFIQFVFGVLGGIGPDPENLSHMKLIADKLFGADYAFSVLAAGRHQIPLVTMSAAMGGHVRVGLEDSLMIARGELARSNAQQVAKIRRIVEELGREVATPAEARAMLGLKGAERTAI
- a CDS encoding LysR family transcriptional regulator; its protein translation is MRPDTRSAHRVLRDLDWNLLHTFVVLAQSRSITDGARKLRLQQPSVSSALKRLEDQIGRRLIDRAPGRFDLTEAGELLYAEALDIQGAVLRLATVLRETTDEVRGHVRMTVASHVVCPLLDSALAEFHAAHPSATCQIDVMTSSDAIAAVEARAASFAICLVRAKNPKLEYRRLYREFFGLFCGPPHPLFGRRDLTRADLKGLASVSFQTDRLQDVLKPVALMRAASDLEDHIVGTSSHLEEVRRMIIAGLGVGPLPLHVAARDVAAGEIWQVPPYDDLPAIDVHLVWNPRSKLNRAEQIMLEDLKTRIETTPIERRTYR
- a CDS encoding ABC transporter ATP-binding protein → MSAVTLTNIEKKFGTFTAVHPMSLEIPEGEFVTLLGPSGCGKTTTLRMIAGLLDPTAGEITIKGRQVNRLPIHKRNLGIVFQNYALFPHKTIADNVGFGLRYRNVSKADAARRVQEALDLVQLPDVGGRYPSALSGGQQQRIALARAIVIEPDVLLLDEPLSALDANLREDMRVELKRIQHRIGVTSIFVTHDQAEALAMSDQIVVMSDGRVEQVGPPEAVYNAPASEFVANFLGASNILPAECTARADGTALLDAEVFGPVPVPAEKAPNIGGAGPAKLVLRAEKLYLAPPGPTPEGHIGGEATVETVDYQGQAVRYFVRTPDGRQLQAINMIDEHPFNEGDNVQIRFRPRDCAALPGA
- a CDS encoding aminotransferase family protein, which encodes MTERPSYLFYQGRGRKPVLDQARGIYMWDTDGKRYIDGSSGAMVCNIGHGNENVLAAMRDQMERATFGYRLHFETEASERLAARTADLTPEGLDRVFFVSGGSEAVESAMKLARQHALATGQAQRWKVISRSPSYHGCTLGALAITSYAPLTAPFDPMMRAMPKVPAPRAYLDGLDPEDEATGLHYANMLEDRIIEEGPETVLAFFVEPVGGASTGALVPPRGYMERVREICDHYGVLMILDEVMTGAGRTGRFLASEHWGISPDIIVLSKGYAAGYVPLGAMVAHTRLVEPVLDEGGFQHGFTYAGNPLACAAGAAVLEEIERLGLVQNAATMGDALKSRLETLMDRYPIIGDVRGKGLLLAFEFMADRRSKAPLPAHLRAFDRFVQIAYDHGLIVYSRRTRGGVDGDHVLVCPPMIVSEAQLDEITDLLDRALAQFMDEIRPTLPRSA
- a CDS encoding ABC transporter permease subunit, whose translation is MSIEAREARQPWILLSPSLTAITLLLFVPLLFILVYSFWLRTAVGDVEPAFSLENWRDAVTDPFYRDILLNTLKIAAITTVVCALMGYPAAYFIARARGNKAFLLLLLMLPFWISYIIRTMSWIYILGTSGALNTTLMWLGLIDEPIQMLYNETTVILGLVHFLLPFMVLNVYVSLEGIDRTLEDAAGSLGATKWQAFLQVVLPLSLPGLAAGALLCFVLGAGTYITPAVLGGPRDAMFANLVFEAIITQLNWPLGGDAVAAPAGGAGYAGDGLQPFPRPRSVDEGAQLMGWRAIQIWTVLVYLFMFLPIVVVVMLSFNDSQFGSFPMTGLSLRWFEELFQNEAILRALRTSLILGLLTALISTTLGVLASLALVRYNVPFRNAISTVLIAPILVPEVVLAVALLLFLQFLGVHKSFTLLLLGHVIFTLPFVILVVQARLMGIRRDVEEAAMSLGASPIQTFFTITLPLLTPAVAAGALFAFTISFDDITGTLFWKPGGVETVPTQIFAMLRNSISPEINALGSLMIMITAGLPILGMAISRWLSVRKSRQQAK
- a CDS encoding extracellular solute-binding protein, producing the protein MDNTTRYQRLLERYRNGDLDRRSFLGLIGAAGLAYGVQTPFARYARAQEVTQVRFDGWGGIVSEAFREHAFAPYTAATGIDVVDGTFGGGDEYLARVRTSQPGEFNIAHLSGVFDYARYHNLGLSVELNEDNIPNLGLVMPALSEAFRSISGGPLSCVPYNYGTTGIAYNRAYISDEEAQEQGANLLTNAAYEGKIGGWNDWRTRVWYGALQTGQDPNNIEDMEAVWNAVREHRDLALRYWTSGAELMSLLAEEEIYVTEGWSGRIYALQEQGHDIGYIDPPNGFGWQECLFVIAGSPVEACEELLNFMLEPETSIAVAEGQNYPPALDPTQVDLGDKIPTLPAFDPTGTLDGLTFAVPGYWNGNEQDWSETFSRVARGY